A portion of the Meriones unguiculatus strain TT.TT164.6M chromosome 14, Bangor_MerUng_6.1, whole genome shotgun sequence genome contains these proteins:
- the Ubfd1 gene encoding ubiquitin domain-containing protein UBFD1 isoform X1 — translation MLKRGRGRPGKRRRRVSIETSTCFRPGCVKLGAVAGANLSQLASSRRPLRARWVLYTIIMAAAGAPDGMEEPGMDTEAEAVATEAPARPLNCVEAEAASGPAAEDSCDARGSLQPAPAQPPGDPVAQASVSNGEDAGGGAGRELVDLKIIWNKTKHDVKVPLDSTGSDLKQKIHSITGLPPAMQKVMYKGLVPEDKTLREIKVTSGAKIMVVGSTINDVLAVNTPKDAAQQEAKAEENKKEPLCRQKQHRKVLDKGKPEDVMPSVKGAQERLPTVPLSGMYNKSGGKVRLTFKLEQDQLWIGTKERTEKLPMGSIKNVVSEPIEGHEDYHMMAFQLGPTEASYYWVYWVPTQYVDAIKDTVLGKWQYF, via the exons ATGCTAAAGCGTGGCAGGGGCCGGCCCGGGAAGCGGAGGAGGCGGGTCTCCATAGAAACCTCCACCTGTTTCCGGCCAGGCTGTGTGAAATTAGGGGCTGTTGCGGGGGCCAATCTCAGCCAGCTCGCTTCTTCCCGGCGGCCCCTGCGGGCGCGGTGGGTGTTGTACACAATCATCATGGCGGCGGCCGGAGCCCCGGATG GCATGGAGGAGCCAGGCATGGACACGGAGGCCGAGGCTGTGGCCACCGAGGCGCCCGCACGGCCCCTCAACTGCGTGGAGGCCGAAGCAGCGTCGGGGCCAGCGGCCGAGGACTCCTGCGACGCGCGAGGCAGTCTGCAGCCGGCCCCGGCCCAACCCCCTGGGGACCCCGTGGCCCAGGCCTCAGTCAGCAACGGCGAGGACGCGGGTGGCGGTGCGGGCAGGGAGCTGGTGGATTTGAAGATAATCTGGAACAAGACCAAGCACGACGTGAAGGTCCCTCTGGACAGCACGGGTTCCGACCTGAAGCAGAAGATTCACTCCATTACAG GTCTCCCACCTGCCATGCAGAAGGTCATGTATAAGGGACTTGTTCCTGAAGATAAGACATTGAGAGAAATAAAAGTGACCAGTGGAGCCAAGATCATGGTGGTTGGCTCTACTATAAATGATGTTTTAGCAGTAAACACCCCCAAAGATGCTGCCCAGCAGGAGGCAAAGGCTGAAGAAAATAAGAAGGAGCCCCTCTGCAGGCAGAAG CAACACAGAAAAGTGCTGGACAAAGGAAAACCTGAAGATGTGATGCCCTCTGTTAAGGGTGCCCAG GAGCGCCTGCCAACAGTACCCTTGTCTGGCATGTATAATAAGTCTGGAGGGAAAGTGAGACTCACCTTTAAGCTAGAGCAAGACCAGCTGTGGATCGGCACTAAAG AGCGGACTGAGAAACTGCCTATGGGCTCCATTAAAAACGTGGTCAGTGAACCTATCGAAGGACATGAAGATTACCACATGATG
- the Ears2 gene encoding probable glutamate--tRNA ligase, mitochondrial isoform X1, which translates to MAVLLQRLLRAGPRVVGALGRLVGRREASLGPHPGAAVRVRFAPSPTGFLHLGGLRTALYNYIFAKKHQGSFILRLEDTDQSRLVPGAAENIEDMLEWAGILPDESPRRGGPAGPYCQSQRLALYAQATEALLKSGAAYPCFCSPRRLELLKKEALRSLQTPRYDNRCRNLSQAQVAQKLATDPKPAIRFRLEEAVPAFQDLVYGWTEHKVASVEGDPVILKSDGYPTYHLACVVDDHHMNISHVLRGSEWLVSTSKHLLLYQALGWQPPQFAHLPLLLNRDGSKLSKRQGDIFLEHFAAAGFLPEALLDIITNCGSGFAGNQMGRTLPELITQFDLTRITCHSALLDLKKLPEFNRLHLQRLVNSEAQRPQLVEKLQALVKEAFGSQLQDSNVLDPAYMERIILLRQGHISRLQDLVSPTHSYLWTRPAVHREQLGTDSEKVDVIGRRLLGLLERSGLSLTQDMVNRELKKLSEGLEDTKYSSVMKLLRMALSGQLQGPPVAEMMVSLGPKEVRERIQKVLSS; encoded by the exons ATGGCGGTGCTCCTCCAGAGGCTTTTGCGGGCCGGGCCACGCGTGGTGGGGGCCCTCGGCCGCCTCGTGGGGCGGCGCGAGGCCAGTCTGGGCCCACATCCTGGGGCCGCGGTGCGAGTGCGCTTCGCTCCCAGTCCCACAG GCTTCTTGCACCTGGGTGGCCTCCGTACTGCCCTCTACAACTACATCTTTGCCAAGAAGCACCAAGGAAGCTTCATTCTGAGGCTGGAGGACACCGATCAGAGCCGCCTGGTACCAGGAGCAGCAGAAAACATTGAGGACATGCTGGAATGGGCAG GCATTTTACCTGATGAAAGTCCCCGCCGAGGTGGTCCTGCTGGGCCCTACTGTCAGTCACAGCGGCTGGCACTGTATGCCCAGGCCACAGAAGCATTGCTGAAGTCTGGAGCTGCCTATCCCTGTTTCTGTTCACCACGGAGGCTAGAGCTCCTGAAGAAGGAAGCTCTGAGGAGCCTTCAGACACCCCG GTATGACAATCGGTGTCGGAACCTGAGCCAGGCCCAGGTGGCGCAGAAGCTAGCCACAGATCCTAAGCCTGCAATCCGCTTCCGCCTGGAGGAGGCAGTGCCAGCCTTCCAGGACCTGGTATATGGCTGGACCGAACATAAAGTGGCCAGTGTGGAGGGGGACCCAGTTATCCTGAAGAGTGATGGCTACCCCACCTACCACCTAGCCTGTGTGGTAGATGACCACCACATGAACATCAGCCATGTGCTGCGGGGCTCTGAGTGGCTGGTCTCCACCTCCAAGCACCTCCTCCTCTATCAGGCCCTGGGCTGGCAGCCACCTCAGTTTGCTCATTTGCCCCTGCTCCTCAACAGGGATGGTAGCAAGCTGTCTAAGAGGCAAGGGGACATTTTCCTGGAGCATTTTGCTGCTGCTGGTTTTCTGCCTGAAGCCTTGCTTGACATCATTACCAACTGTGGCTCAGGGTTTGCAG GGAACCAAATGGGCAGGACCCTGCCGGAGCTGATAACACAGTTTGACCTGACTCGGATCACCTGCCACTCAGCCCTGCTGGACCTGAAGAAGCTCCCAGAATTCAATAG ACTGCACCTCCAACGGCTGGTGAACAGTGAGGCCCAGAGGCCCCAGTTGGTGGAGAAGCTTCAGGCCCTGGTGAAGGAGGCATTTGGGAGCCAACTACAAGACAGCAATGTTCTGGACCCAGCATATATGGAGAGGATCATTCTGCTGAGACAG GGCCACATCAGCCGCCTGCAGGATCTGGTCTCTCCTACGCACTCCTACTTATGGACTCGGCCTGCTGTCCATCGAGAACAGCTGGGCACCGACTCGGAAAAGGTGGATGTGATTGGCAGACGATTGCTGGG GCTTTTAGAAAGATCTGGCTTGAGCCTAACTCAGGATATGGTGAACAGAGAACTGAAGAAGCTGTCAGAAGGTCTGGAAGACACCAAGTATAGCAGTGTGATGAAGCTCCTTCGAATGGCCCTCAGTGGACAACTG CAAGGACCTCCTGTGGCTGAGATGATGGTGTCTTTGGGTCCAAAGGAAGTACGGGAACGAATCCAGAAGGTGCTTTCTAGCTAG
- the Ubfd1 gene encoding ubiquitin domain-containing protein UBFD1 isoform X2: protein MLKRGRGRPGKRRRRVSIETSTCFRPGCVKLGAVAGANLSQLASSRRPLRARWVLYTIIMAAAGAPDGMEEPGMDTEAEAVATEAPARPLNCVEAEAASGPAAEDSCDARGSLQPAPAQPPGDPVAQASVSNGEDAGGGAGRELVDLKIIWNKTKHDVKVPLDSTGSDLKQKIHSITGLPPAMQKVMYKGLVPEDKTLREIKVTSGAKIMVVGSTINDVLAVNTPKDAAQQEAKAEENKKEPLCRQKQHRKVLDKGKPEDVMPSVKGAQERLPTVPLSGMYNKSGGKVRLTFKLEQDQLWIGTKDSWRDPNMPN, encoded by the exons ATGCTAAAGCGTGGCAGGGGCCGGCCCGGGAAGCGGAGGAGGCGGGTCTCCATAGAAACCTCCACCTGTTTCCGGCCAGGCTGTGTGAAATTAGGGGCTGTTGCGGGGGCCAATCTCAGCCAGCTCGCTTCTTCCCGGCGGCCCCTGCGGGCGCGGTGGGTGTTGTACACAATCATCATGGCGGCGGCCGGAGCCCCGGATG GCATGGAGGAGCCAGGCATGGACACGGAGGCCGAGGCTGTGGCCACCGAGGCGCCCGCACGGCCCCTCAACTGCGTGGAGGCCGAAGCAGCGTCGGGGCCAGCGGCCGAGGACTCCTGCGACGCGCGAGGCAGTCTGCAGCCGGCCCCGGCCCAACCCCCTGGGGACCCCGTGGCCCAGGCCTCAGTCAGCAACGGCGAGGACGCGGGTGGCGGTGCGGGCAGGGAGCTGGTGGATTTGAAGATAATCTGGAACAAGACCAAGCACGACGTGAAGGTCCCTCTGGACAGCACGGGTTCCGACCTGAAGCAGAAGATTCACTCCATTACAG GTCTCCCACCTGCCATGCAGAAGGTCATGTATAAGGGACTTGTTCCTGAAGATAAGACATTGAGAGAAATAAAAGTGACCAGTGGAGCCAAGATCATGGTGGTTGGCTCTACTATAAATGATGTTTTAGCAGTAAACACCCCCAAAGATGCTGCCCAGCAGGAGGCAAAGGCTGAAGAAAATAAGAAGGAGCCCCTCTGCAGGCAGAAG CAACACAGAAAAGTGCTGGACAAAGGAAAACCTGAAGATGTGATGCCCTCTGTTAAGGGTGCCCAG GAGCGCCTGCCAACAGTACCCTTGTCTGGCATGTATAATAAGTCTGGAGGGAAAGTGAGACTCACCTTTAAGCTAGAGCAAGACCAGCTGTGGATCGGCACTAAAG ATTCCTGGAGGGACCCGAACATGCCTAATTGA
- the Ears2 gene encoding probable glutamate--tRNA ligase, mitochondrial isoform X2 gives MAGTKPGFAGSLVCQRKTQVHCFLHLGGLRTALYNYIFAKKHQGSFILRLEDTDQSRLVPGAAENIEDMLEWAGILPDESPRRGGPAGPYCQSQRLALYAQATEALLKSGAAYPCFCSPRRLELLKKEALRSLQTPRYDNRCRNLSQAQVAQKLATDPKPAIRFRLEEAVPAFQDLVYGWTEHKVASVEGDPVILKSDGYPTYHLACVVDDHHMNISHVLRGSEWLVSTSKHLLLYQALGWQPPQFAHLPLLLNRDGSKLSKRQGDIFLEHFAAAGFLPEALLDIITNCGSGFAGNQMGRTLPELITQFDLTRITCHSALLDLKKLPEFNRLHLQRLVNSEAQRPQLVEKLQALVKEAFGSQLQDSNVLDPAYMERIILLRQGHISRLQDLVSPTHSYLWTRPAVHREQLGTDSEKVDVIGRRLLGLLERSGLSLTQDMVNRELKKLSEGLEDTKYSSVMKLLRMALSGQLQGPPVAEMMVSLGPKEVRERIQKVLSS, from the exons ATGGCTGGCACAAAGCCTGGGTTTGCTGGCAGCTTAGTTTGCCAAAGGAAAACACAAGTCCACT GCTTCTTGCACCTGGGTGGCCTCCGTACTGCCCTCTACAACTACATCTTTGCCAAGAAGCACCAAGGAAGCTTCATTCTGAGGCTGGAGGACACCGATCAGAGCCGCCTGGTACCAGGAGCAGCAGAAAACATTGAGGACATGCTGGAATGGGCAG GCATTTTACCTGATGAAAGTCCCCGCCGAGGTGGTCCTGCTGGGCCCTACTGTCAGTCACAGCGGCTGGCACTGTATGCCCAGGCCACAGAAGCATTGCTGAAGTCTGGAGCTGCCTATCCCTGTTTCTGTTCACCACGGAGGCTAGAGCTCCTGAAGAAGGAAGCTCTGAGGAGCCTTCAGACACCCCG GTATGACAATCGGTGTCGGAACCTGAGCCAGGCCCAGGTGGCGCAGAAGCTAGCCACAGATCCTAAGCCTGCAATCCGCTTCCGCCTGGAGGAGGCAGTGCCAGCCTTCCAGGACCTGGTATATGGCTGGACCGAACATAAAGTGGCCAGTGTGGAGGGGGACCCAGTTATCCTGAAGAGTGATGGCTACCCCACCTACCACCTAGCCTGTGTGGTAGATGACCACCACATGAACATCAGCCATGTGCTGCGGGGCTCTGAGTGGCTGGTCTCCACCTCCAAGCACCTCCTCCTCTATCAGGCCCTGGGCTGGCAGCCACCTCAGTTTGCTCATTTGCCCCTGCTCCTCAACAGGGATGGTAGCAAGCTGTCTAAGAGGCAAGGGGACATTTTCCTGGAGCATTTTGCTGCTGCTGGTTTTCTGCCTGAAGCCTTGCTTGACATCATTACCAACTGTGGCTCAGGGTTTGCAG GGAACCAAATGGGCAGGACCCTGCCGGAGCTGATAACACAGTTTGACCTGACTCGGATCACCTGCCACTCAGCCCTGCTGGACCTGAAGAAGCTCCCAGAATTCAATAG ACTGCACCTCCAACGGCTGGTGAACAGTGAGGCCCAGAGGCCCCAGTTGGTGGAGAAGCTTCAGGCCCTGGTGAAGGAGGCATTTGGGAGCCAACTACAAGACAGCAATGTTCTGGACCCAGCATATATGGAGAGGATCATTCTGCTGAGACAG GGCCACATCAGCCGCCTGCAGGATCTGGTCTCTCCTACGCACTCCTACTTATGGACTCGGCCTGCTGTCCATCGAGAACAGCTGGGCACCGACTCGGAAAAGGTGGATGTGATTGGCAGACGATTGCTGGG GCTTTTAGAAAGATCTGGCTTGAGCCTAACTCAGGATATGGTGAACAGAGAACTGAAGAAGCTGTCAGAAGGTCTGGAAGACACCAAGTATAGCAGTGTGATGAAGCTCCTTCGAATGGCCCTCAGTGGACAACTG CAAGGACCTCCTGTGGCTGAGATGATGGTGTCTTTGGGTCCAAAGGAAGTACGGGAACGAATCCAGAAGGTGCTTTCTAGCTAG